The following are encoded in a window of Ignavibacteriales bacterium genomic DNA:
- a CDS encoding tetratricopeptide repeat protein, translated as MKFKIILIYIAFLLAGCSSDVVRENNSNANNDQSFSAQQNKKLAQEKFIAGSLQELKGQYAEAILEYLEALKYDPQPGINYAIAKNYYRLNKFSSALTYSQKAVENEPKNTEYLTLQATIYSSSHLEDSAAVVYSKIIQLDSTNVTAYYNLAQLTEAKKPSVALLYYKKILDMIGAEWNVLVRIADINERMGNIKETITTVEELIKLNPSDLMLQKLLIESYLKTKDYEKALSKVNESLTSYPNDESLIDLKGKIFIQQAKWEDASKEYMKLVKSRNIGIEEKLKIGTLFYFQSEKDSTTLNIAKQIFLEVSRDTSDWQVNAYLGEIELRAHKNESAIEYFKTAAKLAEWNAQVWVRLGGLLFDTKKYKDAIEYMSKASEKFPNDFAINLIYGLSLSTENEHLKAKEALEKAFKLNPDDVTVLSALGYTLNQLKNNKEALVHLNKALIIEPKNLQVISVLAMIHESQKEYQISDSLYTSALKIDSSNVLIMNNFAYSLAERGIRLQEALTMSKKAVEAEPKNSSYLDTFGWVYFRLGDYKKAKKNIEEAVKVENKNATLLDHLGDVHFKLGDKTKAVELWKSAFESDSTKSSIKTKIEKGEL; from the coding sequence ATGAAGTTCAAAATTATTCTAATATATATAGCTTTTCTTTTGGCGGGTTGTTCTTCGGATGTTGTTAGGGAAAACAATTCAAATGCTAATAACGATCAGAGCTTTAGTGCTCAGCAAAATAAAAAACTCGCTCAGGAAAAATTTATTGCCGGCTCTCTTCAAGAGTTGAAAGGGCAGTATGCTGAAGCAATTCTTGAATATCTTGAAGCACTTAAGTATGATCCTCAGCCGGGTATTAACTATGCAATTGCAAAAAATTATTATCGGCTTAATAAATTTTCTTCTGCTTTAACTTATTCTCAGAAAGCAGTTGAAAATGAACCAAAGAATACTGAGTACTTAACTCTTCAAGCTACGATTTATTCCTCTTCGCACTTGGAAGATTCAGCCGCTGTAGTTTATAGTAAAATTATTCAGCTTGATTCAACCAATGTTACTGCATATTACAATCTTGCTCAATTGACCGAAGCAAAAAAACCATCTGTGGCGCTTCTGTATTACAAGAAAATTCTTGATATGATCGGTGCTGAATGGAATGTGTTGGTACGAATTGCTGATATCAATGAACGGATGGGAAATATTAAAGAAACAATCACAACTGTTGAAGAACTTATTAAATTAAATCCATCCGATCTGATGTTGCAAAAGTTATTAATCGAATCATATCTCAAGACAAAAGATTATGAAAAGGCATTATCAAAAGTGAATGAATCACTTACAAGTTATCCGAATGATGAAAGTCTTATTGATCTAAAAGGGAAAATATTTATTCAGCAAGCAAAGTGGGAAGATGCTTCTAAAGAATATATGAAATTAGTGAAAAGCCGGAATATTGGCATCGAGGAAAAATTAAAGATCGGGACATTATTTTATTTCCAATCAGAAAAAGACTCAACCACTTTAAATATTGCTAAACAAATTTTTTTAGAAGTAAGCCGCGATACATCAGATTGGCAAGTGAATGCTTATTTGGGTGAGATCGAACTGCGTGCACATAAGAATGAATCCGCAATCGAATATTTTAAAACTGCTGCAAAACTTGCCGAATGGAATGCACAAGTTTGGGTTCGTCTCGGGGGATTACTCTTCGATACTAAAAAATACAAAGATGCAATTGAATACATGAGCAAAGCATCAGAAAAATTTCCAAATGATTTTGCTATAAATTTAATTTATGGTCTGTCTCTTTCAACAGAGAATGAACACTTAAAAGCAAAAGAAGCATTGGAAAAAGCTTTCAAATTAAATCCGGATGATGTAACTGTTCTTTCTGCACTTGGCTATACTCTTAATCAATTGAAAAATAATAAAGAAGCATTAGTACACTTGAATAAAGCATTAATAATTGAACCAAAAAATTTACAAGTAATAAGTGTGCTGGCAATGATCCATGAATCGCAGAAGGAATATCAAATATCAGATTCGCTTTACACATCTGCATTAAAAATTGATTCGTCAAATGTTCTTATAATGAATAACTTTGCTTATTCGCTTGCAGAGCGAGGAATTCGTTTGCAAGAAGCATTAACTATGTCGAAGAAAGCAGTTGAAGCGGAGCCGAAAAATTCTTCTTACCTTGATACATTTGGCTGGGTCTATTTTCGCCTTGGTGATTATAAAAAGGCAAAGAAAAATATTGAAGAAGCAGTAAAAGTGGAAAATAAAAACGCAACTCTATTAGATCACTTAGGTGATGTTCATTTTAAGTTGGGTGATAAAACTAAAGCTGTAGAATTGTGGAAAAGTGCATTCGAATCTGACTCGACAAAATCTTCTATTAAAACGAAAATTGAAAAAGGAGAATTGTGA
- a CDS encoding DUF4292 domain-containing protein, whose amino-acid sequence MKKSLFVFMIAALISQLFLDGCAPSTPVQVDRMISSDRLIKRLEANRRKIKSFIGTGSISIKTSELDATSSFRVEIKKPDSVKVSFYGPFGIDLAFALITPQNFQFYDAINNIYYKGKVEPGVMKDILKINISFDELIDVATGSVNLTDKLRSEPDKFEAVDDLYKLTYIDSVSRKSSIYWIKSDELEIRQYQKNDSKGKNLVDAKYSDFLKVEETPIPKQINMNDLLNNQKIKIEYRIIEVNKEIGKLKIDIPDDAKIIEL is encoded by the coding sequence GTGAAAAAAAGTTTATTTGTTTTTATGATTGCTGCACTTATCTCTCAATTATTTTTGGACGGATGCGCACCTTCAACTCCCGTTCAGGTAGATAGAATGATTTCTTCCGATCGGTTGATCAAACGTCTTGAAGCTAACAGAAGAAAAATAAAAAGTTTTATAGGCACAGGTTCGATAAGTATTAAAACATCCGAGTTGGATGCAACAAGCAGTTTCCGGGTTGAAATTAAAAAACCGGATTCTGTTAAAGTATCTTTCTATGGGCCGTTTGGAATTGACCTTGCCTTTGCGTTAATAACCCCTCAGAACTTTCAATTTTACGATGCGATCAACAACATCTATTATAAAGGGAAAGTAGAACCCGGAGTTATGAAAGATATTTTAAAAATTAATATTTCTTTTGACGAACTTATAGATGTTGCAACCGGCTCAGTTAATTTGACAGATAAGCTAAGAAGTGAACCGGACAAGTTTGAAGCTGTTGATGATTTATATAAACTTACTTATATAGATTCGGTTAGCAGGAAATCAAGTATCTATTGGATTAAATCCGATGAGCTTGAAATTCGGCAGTACCAGAAGAACGATTCGAAGGGAAAAAATTTAGTTGATGCTAAATATTCAGATTTCTTGAAAGTTGAGGAAACTCCAATTCCAAAACAAATTAATATGAATGATCTTCTCAATAATCAAAAAATAAAAATTGAGTACCGAATAATTGAAGTAAACAAAGAAATTGGAAAGCTAAAGATTGATATACCAGATGATGCAAAAATCATTGAACTGTAA
- a CDS encoding peptidoglycan DD-metalloendopeptidase family protein, which yields MNCKSILIFLVISTTILTGQTSDSIRTKNQELDRIKKDISTLQKELQAKTKKERESLQSLENINQQNLLLNKLINNLLTEEKDKEKAIKEIEDVISNVETSVKDLKEKYARYIVWIYKNRGLSMWRFILDAESFNQAIKRYRYLKYISEQNEKTLKQLNSNKFQLSQLKNDLEGERKEKAELAKQKINEQDALEKKEQEKKDLVDLLKHDKKLIAQEIESKRRAEIVIKNMIAKLIEIDRERKAQLHEKKATDKKSLAYKKNIQFFDYSAFENFAQLRGKLGWPIHEGKVVRPFGENKNERLNTVTLNYGIDIAVKGEQNVLSVAEGIVSAIDWIPGYGSIVIVTHRDDYRTVYGHVAKITVKEGEKVKGGSAIGKVNESLEGKILHFEIWNERNYQNPEIWLARK from the coding sequence TTGAACTGTAAATCAATATTAATATTTCTTGTAATCTCGACAACAATTCTTACCGGACAAACTTCCGATAGCATCCGTACAAAGAACCAAGAATTGGACCGTATCAAAAAAGATATTTCCACACTGCAAAAAGAACTTCAGGCAAAAACCAAAAAAGAAAGAGAATCACTTCAATCACTTGAAAATATCAATCAGCAGAATTTACTTTTGAATAAATTGATCAACAATCTTCTTACTGAGGAAAAAGATAAAGAAAAAGCCATTAAAGAGATTGAAGATGTGATTAGTAATGTGGAAACTAGTGTAAAAGATTTAAAAGAAAAATATGCTCGTTACATCGTATGGATTTACAAAAACCGCGGTCTTTCCATGTGGCGTTTTATTCTTGATGCCGAATCTTTCAATCAGGCAATCAAACGTTACCGTTACTTAAAATATATCTCCGAACAGAATGAAAAAACTTTGAAACAGCTTAACTCAAATAAATTTCAACTCAGTCAGCTTAAAAATGATTTGGAAGGAGAGCGGAAAGAAAAAGCTGAGTTAGCTAAGCAGAAAATTAATGAACAGGACGCTCTGGAAAAGAAAGAACAGGAAAAAAAGGATCTGGTTGATCTCTTAAAACATGATAAAAAACTTATTGCTCAGGAGATTGAATCTAAGAGAAGAGCGGAAATTGTTATTAAAAATATGATTGCTAAATTGATTGAAATTGACCGCGAACGTAAAGCTCAGCTCCATGAAAAGAAAGCAACTGATAAAAAAAGTTTAGCTTACAAAAAGAATATTCAGTTTTTTGATTACAGTGCATTTGAAAATTTTGCACAACTACGCGGTAAACTCGGCTGGCCGATACATGAAGGAAAAGTTGTCCGTCCATTCGGTGAAAATAAAAATGAACGCCTTAACACTGTTACGTTGAATTACGGGATTGATATTGCTGTTAAAGGTGAGCAGAATGTTTTATCGGTAGCTGAAGGAATTGTTTCTGCGATAGACTGGATACCGGGTTACGGCAGTATTGTAATTGTAACTCACCGTGATGATTACAGAACTGTTTACGGACACGTTGCTAAGATTACTGTTAAAGAAGGCGAGAAGGTTAAAGGCGGCAGTGCAATCGGTAAAGTGAATGAAAGTCTTGAAGGGAAAATATTACACTTCGAAATCTGGAACGAACGGAATTACCAGAACCCGGAAATTTGGTTAGCGAGGAAATAG
- a CDS encoding HAD-IA family hydrolase, whose protein sequence is MKIFEGIIFDIDGTLTSTNELIFATFRHVTEKYLNKKVTDEEIISLFGPTEDVILKEWMKEDYEDARKDYLAFYEAKHHAMADVYPGIKEALLYIKSKNIPLSIYTGKGRGSTDITLKKIGVYELFDMIVTGDDIEDHKPSPEGIDMFVQKFRLNREKVLMIGDAPADIFAARNAGVKIASVVWDSYAKEKILEMNSDYIFETVDELMKFLRTNLEQD, encoded by the coding sequence TTGAAAATTTTTGAAGGAATCATTTTCGACATTGACGGGACACTCACATCAACCAACGAACTTATCTTTGCAACATTCCGGCATGTAACTGAAAAATATCTTAACAAAAAAGTTACGGATGAAGAGATCATTTCACTTTTTGGACCGACTGAAGATGTAATTCTAAAAGAGTGGATGAAAGAAGATTACGAAGACGCACGGAAAGATTATCTCGCTTTCTACGAAGCCAAACATCATGCGATGGCTGATGTTTATCCCGGAATTAAAGAAGCACTCCTCTATATCAAATCTAAAAACATTCCACTTTCTATTTACACAGGCAAAGGACGCGGTTCGACTGATATAACATTAAAGAAAATTGGTGTGTATGAACTTTTCGATATGATAGTTACCGGTGATGATATTGAAGATCATAAACCTTCACCTGAAGGAATAGATATGTTTGTTCAAAAATTTAGATTAAACCGAGAGAAAGTTTTAATGATTGGCGATGCACCCGCAGATATTTTTGCTGCAAGAAATGCCGGAGTGAAAATTGCCTCCGTTGTTTGGGATAGCTATGCAAAAGAAAAAATTTTAGAAATGAATAGCGATTATATTTTCGAAACAGTAGATGAGTTGATGAAGTTTTTAAGAACAAATTTGGAGCAGGATTAA
- a CDS encoding PQQ-like beta-propeller repeat protein, giving the protein MKARHVILFLGLFFNVLFPQNNKSPMSSVLNASPIDTLLKIGLNLQLGSSPLFYQNRIYTSELSGIISCFDNSGKKIWSRNTSNTLHSRPVIADNILCAATSKNEIVTFSLDKGSQIQSFGIDDSITTDLILLQYSGEKELMMPKTIGSKSAIVFGTNKGKIFCYDLETLQEYWHNSDAQEMIKTQPIVVDNKLLFTSKDGFLYCIDARNGLLNWRWKEKAETDFSNSQIVSDGRKVYVIDNENSLFSIDLLLGNFTWRSPAKVFGAVGISIDKKKLYAKGLYSKFYILSAMNGKVLKEIRRYDLFEEDNISPFEYKKRILFTNMNSIIFLDEKYKESIVLTFGSNLINSFTQIDKNKFLVSNSTGSIIIFSIR; this is encoded by the coding sequence ATGAAAGCTCGGCACGTAATATTATTTCTGGGATTATTTTTTAATGTTCTATTTCCGCAGAACAATAAATCACCAATGTCATCAGTATTAAACGCTTCCCCAATTGATACTCTTTTGAAAATTGGACTAAATCTCCAACTTGGCTCTTCCCCGTTATTCTATCAAAACAGAATCTATACTTCTGAGTTATCCGGAATAATATCATGTTTTGATAATTCAGGCAAGAAAATATGGAGCCGTAACACTTCAAACACACTTCATTCAAGACCGGTTATTGCAGATAATATTTTGTGCGCTGCAACTAGTAAAAATGAAATTGTAACTTTTAGTTTAGATAAGGGAAGTCAAATTCAATCATTTGGAATTGACGACAGTATTACAACAGATTTGATCTTACTTCAGTACTCCGGCGAAAAAGAATTGATGATGCCGAAAACAATCGGATCAAAATCTGCTATAGTGTTTGGAACTAATAAAGGCAAAATTTTTTGCTATGATCTTGAAACTTTGCAAGAATATTGGCACAACAGCGATGCTCAAGAAATGATCAAGACACAGCCAATCGTTGTAGACAATAAATTACTCTTTACAAGTAAGGACGGATTTCTTTACTGCATTGATGCACGTAACGGATTATTAAATTGGCGGTGGAAAGAAAAAGCAGAAACCGATTTCTCAAATTCACAGATAGTTAGCGACGGCAGAAAAGTTTATGTAATTGATAATGAAAATTCCCTTTTCTCGATTGACTTGCTGCTTGGAAATTTTACATGGAGATCTCCTGCCAAGGTTTTCGGTGCGGTGGGAATTTCAATTGATAAGAAAAAATTATACGCTAAAGGATTGTATAGTAAATTTTATATCCTTTCTGCCATGAATGGCAAAGTGTTGAAAGAGATTAGACGTTATGATCTTTTTGAGGAGGACAATATTTCTCCGTTTGAATATAAGAAGAGAATTCTTTTCACTAATATGAACTCAATAATTTTTTTGGATGAAAAATATAAAGAATCAATCGTTCTCACATTCGGCAGCAATCTAATAAACTCATTCACTCAAATAGATAAAAATAAATTTCTTGTTTCCAATTCAACCGGCTCAATTATTATATTTTCAATAAGGTAA
- the lepA gene encoding translation elongation factor 4: MIDIRNFCIIAHIDHGKSTIADCLLEFTHTVSKREAKEQLLDSLDLERERGITIKSHAIQMKYPAHDGKIYVLNLIDTPGHVDFSYEVSRSLAACEGAILVVDAAQGVEAQTISNLYMAIDAGLEIIPVVNKIDLPSAMVDVVKKQIIDLIGCKDEDIIPVSAKERIGIEEMLEAVVKRISPPSGDEKAPLQALVFDSIFDSYRGAVAYVRIFNGVLKEKDEIKFFVNDKKCLAEEVGTLRLGRIRTGELAAGNVGYLIAGVKDVHDTKVGDTVTHFRNGSDTALPGYKEIKPMVYSGLYPTDTDAYENLREALEKFRLNDSALSYTPETSTALGFGFRCGFLGMLHMEIVQERLEREYDQSIVTTLPNVEYWVFKKNGVKVVVDNPSDMPTVGDIDHVEEPYVKAQIVTPSEYVGNLMQLAIEKRGVYKNTTYIDPTRADIEFEFPLAEIIFDYYDKLKSISRGYASLDYEFIGYRESDLVKIDILLNGEKVDALSIICHEKKSFTWGQKVCTKLKDLIPRQMFEIAIQAAIGSKVVSRTTVKAMRKNVLAKCYGGDITRKRKLLEKQKEGKKRMKQVGNVEIPQEAFLAVLQIDD; encoded by the coding sequence ATGATTGACATTCGTAATTTTTGCATAATTGCTCACATAGATCACGGTAAATCTACAATTGCAGACTGCCTGCTTGAGTTCACTCACACTGTTTCTAAAAGGGAAGCAAAAGAACAACTCCTGGATAGCTTAGATCTTGAACGTGAACGCGGTATTACAATTAAGTCTCATGCAATACAGATGAAGTATCCAGCCCATGACGGCAAAATTTATGTTCTAAATTTGATTGATACTCCCGGGCACGTTGATTTTTCTTATGAAGTCTCGCGCTCGCTTGCCGCCTGTGAAGGCGCCATTTTAGTTGTTGATGCCGCACAAGGTGTTGAAGCACAAACCATCAGTAATCTTTATATGGCAATAGATGCCGGACTTGAAATTATTCCTGTCGTTAATAAAATTGATCTGCCAAGCGCGATGGTGGATGTTGTTAAAAAACAGATCATTGATTTAATCGGCTGCAAAGATGAAGATATTATTCCTGTTAGCGCAAAGGAAAGAATTGGTATTGAAGAAATGTTGGAAGCAGTGGTTAAAAGAATTTCTCCTCCCAGTGGTGATGAAAAAGCCCCGCTTCAAGCGTTGGTATTTGATTCGATCTTTGATTCTTACCGCGGCGCTGTTGCCTACGTTCGTATATTTAACGGAGTTCTTAAAGAAAAAGATGAGATTAAGTTTTTTGTAAATGATAAAAAATGTCTTGCTGAAGAAGTCGGCACTTTACGTCTTGGTAGAATTCGCACCGGGGAATTAGCTGCTGGAAATGTCGGATATCTTATTGCCGGTGTTAAAGATGTACACGATACAAAAGTTGGTGATACAGTAACTCATTTTCGAAACGGATCGGACACAGCATTACCAGGTTATAAAGAAATTAAACCGATGGTTTATAGCGGACTTTATCCGACAGATACTGATGCATATGAAAACCTTCGCGAAGCACTTGAGAAATTCCGTCTTAACGATTCAGCATTAAGTTATACACCCGAAACTTCAACAGCTCTTGGATTTGGTTTCCGATGCGGATTTTTGGGTATGCTACATATGGAAATAGTTCAAGAAAGACTGGAGCGTGAATACGATCAGTCTATTGTTACTACACTTCCAAACGTTGAATATTGGGTCTTCAAAAAAAACGGAGTTAAAGTAGTTGTTGATAATCCATCTGATATGCCGACTGTTGGCGATATAGATCATGTAGAAGAACCGTACGTAAAAGCACAAATTGTTACACCGAGCGAATATGTCGGGAACTTAATGCAGCTTGCGATTGAAAAAAGGGGTGTATATAAGAACACAACATATATTGATCCGACTCGTGCTGATATAGAATTTGAATTTCCACTTGCAGAAATAATTTTTGATTATTACGACAAACTAAAATCTATATCGCGCGGTTATGCTTCTCTTGATTATGAATTTATCGGTTACCGCGAATCTGATCTTGTTAAAATTGATATTCTGTTAAACGGCGAGAAGGTTGATGCGCTTTCTATAATCTGCCATGAGAAAAAGTCTTTTACATGGGGACAGAAAGTATGTACCAAACTTAAAGACCTAATTCCTAGGCAGATGTTTGAGATTGCAATACAAGCCGCTATTGGATCAAAAGTTGTATCAAGAACAACTGTGAAAGCGATGCGTAAAAATGTTTTGGCAAAATGTTACGGCGGCGATATTAC